The Sabethes cyaneus chromosome 3, idSabCyanKW18_F2, whole genome shotgun sequence DNA window ctagttagGTCACGCGTATGtcttctttatttatttattcacattATCAACAGGCTAAGTCTATGCCCAATTGATAGCAGAGTTGATTAAAATTGCCTTAAAACTACGTTTAATTGCTTCTCTGAACAAACGTCAAACCCTTTGGCAACTCCGTTGAATAATCGGAGAAGTCCAACTATACTACCGTAGGTCTCATAATCCGTTCGCCTGGctggaaattgaaaaaatgcatGGCTTCGCAAAATTATTCGTCGGGCCTGTATCCGAATACTGCTTAGTAAAGCTGACTAGTGGTGCAAGCAGCAAGCACGTTAGAACGAAAATAGCAAGGACAACGTTGCGGTGGACAACTAGTGTTCAGTGTTCACGAGTTCGCAACGACTTGCGTAGGAGGGCACCGGAATGGGTTTCTCTATGGAAGGGGTCGAAAGGCAAAGCGCATAAATCTCCACTGTACAGCATCTATTTTACCAGCTCTATTGTAATAGTAAGGATTCTAAATTTGACAGCAATATTCGAAGATTGAACGGACCAATGAGTATTATAAGGACTTCAGACAGTAGATGTTGCTGAAATCCTTAGTGCTTCATGAAACGTAAGAAATCTTTGATACAGTTTGTTCTCCCAATCTTAAAAGCTTGCATTCGAATGTGataaggtttttctttcttgtAAGTGTGATGACGACACACTTGCTTGGATTAACCTTCATACGATCTGTGCTACAATCTGCAAAACTGTTGAACTGCTGTTGAATCATGTGGGCATCAGTGATAGGACTAATCTGGCTGCAGATTTTTATATCATCGGTAAAAGACAAACGGGGAACCCTCAGTTTGATATTCACATCGttgaagtatataaagaatatCAATGGTCCGAGCCAACGAGGtactaatgtaaactgctgATAGCTTTCCCACAGAAGCCTAACTTTGATATATTTGGCGGCCTAATAGACTTCGTTTTCAGCATGACATAGATTCGCTCCGGTGCACCGTcccaaagttcctggctatgatatcaaactCATCCGCGAAGTTGGCTACCTTTGGCCTTTGACtacctaggagttggctacctttggtgaaaatcgtgcctttcgtttcgatacccgctcatCGGAACAGCCCCTTAAGGGCGACATTAAATAGCATGCAGGGTAAaccatcaccttgtctcaaaACGCGCCGCGTTTCACTCGCCACGActcgagtgtccccgagatgcgcacgaaacacatcactcgatctaatgtagctcctgatcagtcgcgtcagtttgttcagaaattcgtgttcgtgcattattagCCTTAGCTGAccttgatcgactgtatcgtagcCCACAGGCGTTTCCGCACAAACTGAATATTTCTATATGAAATCCAGATCTGTAGTCTTAGCGTTTAGGATGTGtttgtagtcctacgtcgagCCGTGCTTAGTGTCACCAGCACAGACAGACTTATAAGCAAATTATAcagattgttttaatttttacgtATTTCACATATAGTTTTGTGCTATACGATTGACAAATAAAATCAATGTGCCGGACACATATTTTGCATGAAAGTCACACATGCTGTTGAATTTGACACATGACTTTTATGTGAGCTTCTGAGCGGTTCTAAATGTTCATGTTTGGCACAAAGGATGTATCTGTAGTGCCGAAATTATTTCTGCCAAAAATATGTGTGAAATTTAATACATGTATCATTATAAAAGTCTGAAATTGTAATTGCTGAGTACCACAGATAAGTAAAATTTcagtcgaaacaaaaaaaagttgtttGGAAAATTTAATACCTGCTGTTTTATTACTGTCTTCACAACGATTTATTTCAATTGCAGTGAAACTACCATTCGAGACAAACACTGAAGCACAACCTAATGCACAACGCGCATCAAAGTTTACGTCCTTAAGAGTGCATACATGTAGCAAACCAGAATGCAAATAAAAACACATCTCATGTATGGTAGCTTGGCTGGTTGTTCGCATCAAACGATGAATGGATACAAATATGTATGAACCTTATGTACGGCGCGCGTATAACTAATACAGGTTTCGTTTCATATGGTGTTGGCTCGAATGGCGCAAATAACACTCATGATACTGTTATTGGaaaagaaataatttaacgATTCCTATCAGACCGAagaagaatcaaaacaaaatatcCGTTAATAGCATAAAACACGAACATCAGAAGGAAGCTATTTATTTTTGGCattcaaaaatctatgtgtTTAAGCGTTGCAATGCAATCGTGTTATTTGTTTGGGTTCAGGTACCCTTTTGCGGGCATTATTATTACATATGACATTATTCATAGTTAGAGGAGACGCCATTCATATGTAGGTATACAACACTACATtgcgatgtaaacaaaacaaacaaataggtTGTGCGGTGTACGGTCACGTTGTGGGAAAACAGGATACGAGTTACAAGAGGGTACGGTTTTAAATTTCATTACAGTGTTTTTTGCGATGCGTCACATTGGCATGTACGTGAATAGTTCATCCTATTATGAAAGACGAAACAAGTAGCGCCTAATAGCTTGACTAACTTGTTTAGTTGTATGTATAGTTTAATAGATTTAATCACGATCGGGCAAAAACTTGGGAACAGTCATTATGTTTTACCCGATGCGTAATATGAGACGAAAagaattatcacaatctgttcGACAACGATGTTACAGAAATATTATACAGTGAGTGTATATTAAATATCTCGATGAGTGCCTTTTATTGAACTTCACACGTGATCGCTATTAAGGTGAAAATCAAATTTACTGCCGCACTTCAGTAATGCTCAAGGTTTGTGTACGTCCCGTTATTCCACAGGTTGAAAAATAAAGCGTCCGAGCATAAACACTATGCTAAAAGGGAAACCCAGTACCACGCCCCACCAAGCACGAAACAATGTTATTAACGTACCACGCCTTTGCTAGACGACAAAGTGAAATGTTGAATGGGTAATGAACTTTTAAATTGGTTCATCGTGGCAGCATGTGGACTCTGTCGTCGTGCATAAGATTACAAAGTATGTTCCGTTTGGAGACAAGTAGGTACGTTACCTGCTATCGAGAGGCTCCGGAAATGGCGCGACAAAAAGTAATAGCCTTTTTACTTACATTCAGGGAAGTCATGGCCAGACGTCTGATCATAATAACCGATGAATTAGAGACAATATTTACAATTGCACTTTTATGCGTTATTCGTACATAATTAATTATTCAATAACATCAATTGATGTTATAATATGTTTTATCAGGCAGAAGTATTCAgtatttgttttcctttttattttatgCTGTTCATTAGTCACAGCAGATCAGGAACAGTTGTGGACTAGTGATTGAGTATCATAGAATGTAAAGACTCTAGCGACCAAAGTTAATCATaaaaaccgctataagaataAAATTGAAATGATTACTTGGGACACCAATATTGCAATAACTCGCAGTTTGCAGTAAACCATAGCTAAACCAGAAGCCAACACGCAGGGGTACAGTTTCGAATAAATTCTTAAACTGTATCTATATAATCGGGGAATGGAAAAGGATGATTACGCTATTTTCTTTaatggtttactttcaggacatcaaattcgtATAAATTCAATGTCCAAATGATAAAATTGATCGAAAGGAAGAGATAGTTTGacacttttacaaaattatttactttcaggatatTAAGATTGGTCTAGGTGCTTGACGCAATAATGGAAGAATCTAATACAGTGCACTCTCGTAAAAACCTATAACAGAGATCTCGTAAGCAGTTTACAGTCTTCTTTGAATATCGATAAGTTCTTCTCAACAGTATTGCGAGCACCCTGCaaggttttcttgaaatttCGAACGATATGCAATTATCTCCGTTGCGAACCACTGCTTCAGGCTTGCTGAATGGTACAGTAAGATTGATGACGATTCGGTACAAGACTGTAAACATAAACGGACCATTCGGTCAATTCTATCCCTTTGAGCTACATTCGCACTTTCCAACCACTGATGTCCAcacaattttaatgaaaaaaaaaacccacTTGATATACAATGCTTTTCTCATAAGACGTCATTGAAAAGGTCATACAAATCACGAAAGTAGTTTTCCGATGAGCACTCCAATTGGTCACGTGTGCGTCATCTTCAATTGCTCCATGGggtttattttacaattttcaagACTTATACTTCGCAATATGTCAAATTCACTTTCAACTCTTTGCATTTCCAATTAACATTCGCTCTATCCATTGATACTTGCAGAATTTTAGCCAGAGGCAGGTTTCTAATTCCAATTTAGAATGCATTAAAAAGACGATCTGTACGAGATCGTTCATGAAAATTTTACGACATATATCGGGTCACCATTATGTGCTACGGACCGTTAATGTTAATCAGTTgttgcttagaaattttattcaACGATACGTCAAATTCGTACACGAAAACGCTGCATTTTGTAACATTTCCATTAAATCAGCTTTGAAAATAGGAGCAATACCATACAAAATGTTGTATAATTTGATCTCTTTTCATCAGATTTGAATTGCTTAGATTATTTTGTGTAAGCTGTCGAAGCTAAGGAGCACAACATACTTTGAACGGATGCAAAGGTCCAACCTTTCGCCATACTTTTAGCCTGTGACAGATTTGAAAAACGTTCAAAGCCGGTTAAAAATTTAAACTACGGAATTATTCCGAAACATATGTTTTTGTGTCAGCTAAAAAATAACGAACAAAATTTGAGAAACTGATGCGGTGTAAACGCAAACGCAGTGTGAATTTAGATGAGGATTGCCAGTCTGTTAAGAAATAACCAAGTTATAAGGGTGCAAAATTTGCATGGTTTTCCATTGATCACGCGTTGTATTCTAAGACGAATCGTAAAATAATTGGGCTTGTATTAAAATCATAAAGCAAGACGATCGATGttaagggtaagtcgcttagaacactcTATTCACATTACTCATTCTAGTTTTGCTCAGGCGCTGTCTCGACAAACCTTTGAAAAGTGCCCAGCaaccaaatgtaaacaaaccgaacgaAAGATGCTTTTTTGCTGAAGTAGCTGAAGGAAAACAAACGCTTACgaggtttgtttacgtttgacTGATTGGCCCTTGACAAATGTTTCTTCAGTTTTGACCTAAAGTCCTATAATACAAAAAACGGAAATCTGATATTCCATAATTTCAACAATACTACCATACTATTATATTCtttgatttgaaaatttacatacttgacaacaaaaacaaaagtgaTTGCAACAATGAACAATGCAACATATAAATTTTGGGGTAAAAATATAATACTTCCGTCGCCCTGGATGGAAACTGGATTAATCACTGTGGCGGTTCATAAAGATTGAAACTTATACCTTGCGTACATAATTACAACATGTTGCCCTTTCCGCAAGTGTTTAGGAGGCCGTTATTGCAACTAACGGATATTGAAccgataaattttaattatgGTTAAATAACTTGTTTATATATTTAAAAGCTAACTTGTTTATGTTTATGGCTTACAATTTTTTATACGTGATTTCCGATTTATCAATATATTATTGGTATATTGAATGATCTATAAACCCAATATCacaaacaaacaataaaaaaatggaattaaaaaaaaaacgtcGGTAATAAACAACTAGACTCCATCATTAAATTGAATAAAACCTATGTGGATCAGGTGAAGTTACAAAATTAATATCAATCATTGGTGAATCATCGAACAGAATTGAAAAGTTACTGTATACGATTCAACTCCCGGTTTCCCACATTAGTTACCGCAGAGGAACCTTGATTCGTTTACAAACACGCCATCCAGGTACATATAACGGAGTGGTGGGAGGGAGCAACCGGCGTTGCTATGACCTTCTGCGAGGTGGCTGACGAACTAACGTGACTCGGACAGTACCGCGGGTCGAGAATTGAATGAAACAGGTGTACAGTTCGATTCATTTCGAATCTCCGCTACAATCAACACACATGCTGAAGGGATTTGCACGAGCCTACGGCGCGGCGGTGCAATAAATCTTACATTAGATAATCGACCTAACGAGCCGACGGACGGTGGCGCGGCGGCAATCGACCAGCGCAGCATTAAAAACCGGTTCTCACGGTTTACGCGACTGCTACTGTTAACGAGAGATGGTCAGTGAGTTCGATTCGGTAGGCTAAATTCCTAaggaacttgaccttctgtttgaCCGGAATTTGGAGTGCATTTGATTGAAACTCTTGACACTATCAATTCGATTATTTGTAGGTTGTCGATCTTGCGATGTCAACGAAAATTTCCGCATGAATAGTAAACAGAAGAAATAAACGCAAAAGCGAGAAAACTAACGCGTAAATTTGATAATAATTGATTGCAATGGAGCAAAAAAATCCCAAACCACAAACCGTTTGTTTTTCCGGCAACAGTTAGAAAGTGTTCAACGACTGTCACTGCACTGTACTGTCGTGAGTTTGCTGGTATATTTATGTACAAATATACACAAGGTGGTTACTCTGAAATAACAAACAAATTTCTCTACTATAGATTGTCTGTTGGCTAGACAACGAACTCCCTTACCACCTTCGAGTTGAAGATAGGTGCGATCAAAGAGGTACATAAGTTTCAGTTACGGTTCATCATGGAAGAAAATTCATGAATATAATTCGGCTCtactatttttataaacttCAACAAAACCATAAGCGATCCACATAACTTCTCAAACTATGCCTTGAATACGCTGCTGGCTATAACTATAATCGTGACTTACATGTTAATGCCTTGTTTATCAGACTACAACTCAGAGCGAAGCCCACTAAATGatattctattatttttctAGGTTATAAATACGCATTCACTTGAACAGCAATGAATATAGGTACTTAGCCAGATTAGTTTTCTCTTTCACAACAAAAGAAACTTATTTGCTCGAACAGAAGGAAAAATACATAAGGGAATTAGAGacattttttggaatttacaaCTTATAGGTGTTAATAAGCACTGGTCGAGCGTCGAAATTCACGTTACGTCATTTATATTCCCGTGTGTATACGTTTCCGACAGCACCACAACTAGAATTCACGAAATTACTTAATCTAATAAGCCAGCCGTTGGCACACGACTAAGCTAGACGCAATGAGTCACTGTTGCCCACCCAGGAAGACCACAAGTCAAAATTGCTTTACCACAATTACAGTGAACAATACAGTAAACGAATGTCACCGAAATGTTAGCACGATCTAACGCAATCACCACTAATCTACGGTAATCACTGCAATTAGCATCGCGGAAGCAAAATGACAACTCAGTATTACTACTCAAACAATGCATGCAGAGTTTATGCCCACGCTTACGCATAATTCGAACATAatgaattgttgtttttcttttttttttcgcattactGATGACATTTTAAACAGAAATCTCCCGCTTAACGATGGCCAGTACGGAACAGGGCGGAACTGATCAAACAGACCGAGGACTACGGAAGGATTACTTCAACAGCAGTGGCGCGGGGAAATTCATACCTCCAGTTTTTAAGTTGTTGGAATTGGTAAGTACTAATCAAGTAACACAGGAATTTACCAAGAAATGCCTTAAATTGAAAAACACCTCACGGCCATCGAACACGTTTTAAAAATAGCGATCTTCCATCCGTTACTCAATATGTGCTAAACACATGCATTTTCAGTCCATCACATGGCATCGATGAGTCAGCCTCCGAAATGAATCACCCAAGACAGTAATGTAATAGTATATTCTAGATTGATCACTCAGTGCTCATTACTGTATTACAGCAGAAGCATTCAATAATTAACAAGTCGATTGTTTCGTTCTCCCGTCAGATTCTCTTCTCAGCAACGCAAAACGTATTGCACTGAAAATGCATGATATAGGTACAAAATCTGTGAACTCCGTGGAATTATACAACACACACTCACGAGCTCATTTGTTTCAAGATGCTCATTGCATTCTTGTTCTAGCGCATCTTGTTTAGGTTTTGTATCTACGTTTAGGTTCAAACCAACTTAAATCACTCTAGTAGTATAATCGCTGTTATTTGCATTGCAACTGATAATTTTATTAATAACAAGTTCTTCAGATGGTCTATAAAAATCTATAAGACCATTAAGCcagcattttaatttttatgttgCATAAGTTCTGCGGCTTCTCAATATTTCACAAACGGCTTAAATCAAACCACTGAATAGTCAATTTCGTGTTGTATAATATTAATTATTATCAATGAACACCACACCAATTGGTGTAATTAAAATCGTAATTGGTAATGTGTGGTTTGATGAAGTGaataaataaactttattcTAGACAGTTCGAAAAGCCCATCAACGACAACTTAGACTGTACTGAGGTGTGCAATTATCGGCCGCCGGCAACAACAGCGGGTTTTGTGTCTTGACGACCGACAGTAAGaataatctttttttttgctttctgcGTCATTTAAGGCCGTGGCCATCATCTGCATTGGACTGATCGACGATCCAGCTAATAATTCTCGATTTCGTGTATTTATGTCAGCACGCACAACTGCTCTTGCCTATTCTACCTTCGTGTCATTTCTGATATTCTCAGTGGTTTACCTGTTCGGAAAAGTGCTTCGAGAGAAGTAAGCTCCCACTAAATatcaaatgattttttttttaatttaattttggcTATTTGATCTAACCCAGTGTTCCATGGAAGCTGCAGTCTCTACTGAACTTAACAGCATTTATCATGTACCTTGCTACAGCCGCCTGCATTTTGAGTGATTGGTcggaaacgaaaaatagaaactATTGGCCACCAAACACACAACGGTGAGTTGCTGATTTAACTTCGAAGTCTAATGAATTAGCTTATTACATACtaacactttttttttgtagaatgGATTTTCAGTGTGGTGCTGGAGCGGTGGCAATTGTCGGAGCGTTACTGTATCTCGTTGATCTGGTTGTTACCGTGCGACTTGGTATTAAGGGCGACATCGAATAATACTGCGGCACGCTGCTGCAGGCTACTCGgttgtaaatattttttcaaaagcaTGATGCACAATAAGATCCCTGTACCAGATGTCCTTTGAAGCATTCCGTCCATTTTTTaagattttacaaatttttcaaCGCAAGGAACTTTACATCTATGGACCAAAAAGTAGCATTAAGGACAAATTATTATTATGTTGTTTTCCAGAATGTTTTCTTTTAAATTATTGTTGTTGCAATTACTAACCCTAAAGCACAGGAAGCAATATACATCGAACATCTACATCGTAAGAACGCAGAATCTCCAAAAGTGCATATTTGAAAAATCGAAGCCATATTATTGACTTAGCATTAAAAGTAATGTACAAAATGCACGGTTGAATATGACCATTGAAAGCGTCGTCGTAAATAAATGAACTTTTAAAAATGTTTTACCCCAGTTTTTTCATAAGATTAAAATTTTCCCTAGCGAAAagatgtgtttcatttgcaatcaattaattaatttaattttctctttatttttttttgagtttcaATGCAATGGAACAGAACAGGTGCAATCAAattgaggaatacggaaggaAGAAGATAGTATTTTATATTGAAATGTGGAACACAACCTGctaattttttcttcaattaATATTCAACATTCTAACATgtctattttgttgtttttaagtCCAATCCGAGTAGTTATCATCTATCCGGAACGAATTTAAAATCGATGGAAATACACCATCGGAAAACTTACATTGAACGTTCATCAACTGGCATAATATTTGCTGCTTGGTCGGACGAATTTGTCCGAATCAAACTAGAGCGATGGAGCAAATGAAGCAGCCATCACatacagggatgccacatataattctgtgttttttgttggaaaaatctggccatctgtacagcgaggaaaaatatctgtgcaaaaatctgtacaatgtaaaacaatgagagtgaaagagacggagagtcattttgctgactatttccgtctctttcactctcatataaaagctcaaaaatctgttaaatctgtgtaattggcgaaaatctgtattctgtgcatacagattctgtacaggcgatttctttcaaatatctgttaaacacagaataatctgtgcatgtggtaaCCCTGATCACATATTGGGAAATCATTATTCACTTTTCGAATTACTGTATTGTATTGTCTTATACACTTCATTTTTGAATGTATTCTAGCAGCCAGAGATGGACACcactaaccgaaattttagtttCGCTAATAGCtaattcaaaacgttagcttcgataaccgctaaccgctaaattaaccaaaaatttagcggaagctaacgccaACCGCTAAATTTGTTAGCAGCTAAGATTTGGCAATACTTAGTTAGCGTTAATTGCGGCAAAACAAGAATATTTTCGCAGCAAATgccttaaaaaaatattacgaaTTATTTCCGTGAAAAATATTGCAGGCATTCACAAAACAAAGTTTAAAGCACATTACCCTTTACTAAAATAGCACATTAAAAAGGGCAAACAAAGTacttcaaaatattttcatgtGGCAGGACatagttttttgatttttcattggAGTTTGGATCATCGAGAAAAATTTTGTGAAACATTttccaaatattatttttctgaATTACTAAAAAAGTTACTagcattttcattaaaaaatatttgctttaCTATATGCTTGGTTCCTGAGTACTGAATTTTCAAAGTAGTAgggtaataaaatttcaagtttttagtaagAATATAGTGAAATCAGAAAGTATATTTAATACATGCATTAACGCACAAGCGTTCTTAATCTCTTAAAAATTCTTGAAAACTTCCATAAAGTATGGTATAGATTTTAGTAGTTTGTTTTGAACTTTTCCTCAGCAATAGAAtgttttgtgaaaaactgttttgtAGGTAATAATTTTTATGGTTGTTGAAAAATCTTTATTACAGTGATGCTTAACCCAGGACTTGAgatgaatttttgaaataagtgATGCCGAGTGTAAGTAATGTCTTGAGTCTGCGTACAAAAGTTTGAAACCCTCGACCTGAACTTGATAATATgatagtaaaattaaaaaattttcatatttctcAACAATTTTCCTCTTACAAAATAAgttagcggtacataaatttagcgaaagctaacaaaaacgctaacagTTATTAGCGAAAAAGCTAGTCCTAACGAAAATGTTAGCCCACTTCTGCTAACAGCATATCCATACAATCACCAACAGTAGTGGGATTGCTGTGTACTTTTCCAatacggtttactttcaggacatcatttTGTTCTAGGCTCAGacggaaaaagtgaaaaattttcTCCATAAAATGCCTATAatcaaaattacaataaaaggACGTGTGTCTAATTATTGTCCATGTCTGGGCAGCTAGTCGATTGTCGAAGAGCAGTTTCTCGCACATTGGAGTTGATTTCTGCAAAAAAGAGTTGGCAAGGTTACAAGCGGTACATCGGAGAATAAAGGTAGAAAATGCATTAAATAAATATCTGCAATTGAAGATTCCAATTGAGAACGGC harbors:
- the LOC128739190 gene encoding uncharacterized protein LOC128739190 → MASTEQGGTDQTDRGLRKDYFNSSGAGKFIPPVFKLLELAVAIICIGLIDDPANNSRFRVFMSARTTALAYSTFVSFLIFSVVYLFGKVLRENVPWKLQSLLNLTAFIMYLATAACILSDWSETKNRNYWPPNTQRMDFQCGAGAVAIVGALLYLVDLVVTVRLGIKGDIE